DNA from Sphingomonas psychrotolerans:
CGCCCGAGAATTGCGCGCGCCCCGGTGCCTGATTGAAATGCACCGACCATTCATTGCGCTCGACATTGTACCAGCGGCGCTTTCCGCTCGCGAGGTCGTAGCCGGCGAGCCAGAACACTTCGCCGCGCGGGGTCTGGAGATCGTACCAGATCGTCTTGCCGTCGGGCGAGAAGAACTCGTGGCCGGCGATCTCCATGTTCATCGTGCGATTGTGGACGAGGCGTTTGTCGCTCCCGTCGGCGCGGATCGTCCAGATCCGGTCGACCTTGTGCCACGGCCCCTCGTGGCAATACAATATCTGCTGCGGATCGCTCGGCGAGAACTGTACATGGTTGAGCCAGTCGGTCGAGGCGGTGACGAGCTTGCGCGCGCCGGTCTTCACGTCGATCGTGAAGATCTCCATCGGGATCTTGGCCTCGAGCCGCTCGTTGAGCCGCACTTCCTTGGCCTCGGCATAGGTCATCGGGCGGCCGTCGGGCCAGTTGGCGGCGTATTGCGCCTGGCCGAAGCGGCTGTTGTCGGCAGGCTTCGCGCCCGGCTGGAGCGGCTTGTCGTTCTCCGCCCATTGGCCGAGCAGCAGGGTCTCGTCGGCGTTGATCGATCCGATGAAGCCGCGATCCACCTCCGCGATCTTGCGCACCTTGCCGCTGTCGATATCCACCGCGAAGATCGCCCAAGACCCGCCGTCCGGCCCGCGTCTTTGATAATAAGCCGTGCGGGTCTTGCGGCCGGTGAACAGCAGGATGGCGCCGTTCTGCCTGACCAGAGGCGTCACTTCCCACGTCTTGAGATCGACCACCGAGATCCCGCCGGGCACCGAGACCACCATCTTGTCGCCCTCAGGCGTATAGCTGTTCTGGTGAAAATAGAGGCTCGCCGTGCCCGCCTCTCGGCTGATCCGGATCACCCTGTGCCCGGTGAGCGTGTCCACCCACTCCGCCGCCGGATCGGCCGCCGCGGTTCCCGCCAGCGCCAGCGCCATTGCCGCGAGGCCTTGGCAAATCGCACGTCCCGGCCGCATCCTCGCTCTCCCGACGACTTGATGTCGTTCCACATATCATGATAGCCGTTCAAAATATGGAGTAAAGAACAGGCTTGGCCTGTCGCCCGAGAGGAATCTGCATGGCCACCAGCGCGCCCGCGCCCACCGCTTCCGGGCAACGCCCCGTCCGCCTGATCAACTATCTCGCTTACGGCTCGAACGACGTGCTCGGCGCGGGTTCGATGGCGGTGATTTCGGGCTGGGTGCTGTTCTTCTACACCACTTTCTGCGGGCTGGATGCGTGGCAGGCAGGCCTGATCTTCCTCGTCGCGCGCGTGCTCGACGCGATCGCCTCGCCGATCATCGGCCATATCTCCGATAATATGGGCCAGACCCCGCTCGGCCGCCGCTTCGGCCGGCGACGCTTCTTCATCCTCGCCGCGATTCCCTTGCTTCCCAGCTTCGCGATCATGTGGATCGCCGGCCAGGGCTTCTGGTATTATCTCGTCACCTACGTCCTGTTCGAACTGGTCTACGCGATGGAGATCATCCCGTACGAGACGCTCGCCGCGGAGATGGGCAAGGACTTCAAGACCAAGGCCAAGTTCGCCACCACCCGCATCCTCTTCGCCCAGGCCAGCGCGATCCTCGCGGGCTTCCTGCCCGGCTGGCTGATCGAGGCGCTGGGCAAGGACAGCGCCGACACCTTCCTCTACATGGGCATATTGTTCACGGCGCTGTTCATGCTGGCGGCGGGCCTGCTTTTTCTGTTCAGCTGGGAGCGCCCGGCATCGGAAGTCGCGGCGCTGCGCCCGGCGGGCGATCAGAAGCCCAGCCTCGGATCGGCAGTGAAGGCGCTGTACCGCAATTTGTTCTCCACCTTCCGCATCCGTGCCTTCCGGCTCCACCTCGGCATGTATCTGGGCGGCTATATCAGCCAGGACGTGTTCAACGCCGCCTTCACCTTCTTCGTGGTGTTCGCGCTGGCCGGGTCGATCACTGTCGCCTCCTCGCTGCTCGGCACGATGTACATGGTCCAGTTCGTCGCCGTGGCGATCGCCAGCTATGTGGCGCTGCGCAAGTCGCCGTCGCGGGCCTATCAGCTCGCTGCGATCAGCTTCGCGATCGGCGTCGTCGCCTTGCTGGTGCTGTGGAACGCGGGCGTCCGCTCGACCGACGCGCTGATCTGGGTGCCGATCTTCTTCGCCGGGCTCGGCCGCGGCGCGCTCAACTACATTCCCTGGGCGACCTATAATTACATGGCCGATGTCGACGAGATCGTCACCGGCCGCCGCCGCGAAGGCGCGTTTGCAGGGGTGATGACCTTCGTCCGGAAGATGACTCAGTCGGCCGCGGTGTTCGGCGTCACCACGATCATGAGCTGGGGCGGCTTCATCTCTGGCGCCAAGGTCCAGAGCGACCAGGCGATCAACACGCTGGCGATCGTGCTCGGGATCGGCACGATCGCGGTGCTGGCGTGCGGCATCCTCGTCTCGTTCCGCTTCAAGCTCAATTCGGCGACGCATGACGTGCTGATGGCGGAGATCGACCGGCTGAAGGCAGGCGACACCAATCCGCCGACACCCGAGACCCGGGCGATCGTCGAGGATCTTACCGGCTGGAAGTACGAACAGCTCTGGGGCAACAATCCGGTCGCCGGCATCCGCCGCTGATGCTGCTCGCCGCACCGGCAGTCGCGGCCGGTGCGCGAGAAGGTTGACCAAGGGCCGCGGCTTGTGGCAGGCGCGCAGCCGGCTCGCGGGTATAGCACAATGGTAGTGCAGCAGCCTTCCAAGCTGAATACACGGGTTCGATTCCCGTTACCCGCTCCAGCCCTCTCATGGTGAGAGTGCGTCCACGTCGAACGGCCGCATGAACCCGTGAGTCCTTTGTGGCGCTACGCCCTGCCGGGCTGCGCGCGTGGTTCGATTCCCGGCGTTTCGCGAAAAGCATGACAACCGACACCACCCCGCTCGCACTGTACGTGCATTGGCCGTTCTGCGTGTCGAAATGCCCCTATTGCGACTTCAACAGCCATGTCCGCGAGAGCGTCGACCAGGAGGCGTGGCGCAGTGCGATGCTCGCCGATCTTGCGCACGAGGCCGCGCAATTGCCGGGGCGCCGGCTCGGCTCGATCTTTTTCGGTGGCGGCACGCCCTCGCTGATGCCGCCCGAAACCGTCGCCGCGGTGATCGAGGCGGCGGAGCGGCATTGGGGGTTCGAGCCCGGCGTGGAGATCACGCTCGAAGCCAACCCCTCCTCGGTCGAGGCGGCGCGCTTCGCCGATCTCGCCGCCGCCGGAGTCAATCGCGTCTCGCTGGGGCTGCAGGCGCTCGACGACGACGCGCTCCGCTTCCTCGGCCGCGCGCACGGGGTGGCGGAGGGGCTGGCCGCATTGGAGACGGCGCAATCCACGTTCGACCGGGTCAGCTTCGACCTGATCTACGCCCGGCCCGACCAGGATCTCGCGGCATGGGAGGCCGAGCTCCGCCGCGCGATCGGGTTCGGCACCGAGCATCTCTCGCTCTATCAGCTCACCATCGAGCCGGGCACGCGCTTCGCCACCTTGTTCGAGAAAGGCAAGCTCGCCGCCTATGACCCGGATGCCGCAGCCGACCTGTTCGAGGCGACGCGGACGATCACCGCCGCGGCCGGCCTGCCCGCCTATGAGATTTCCAATCACGCCCGCCCCGGCGCGGAGAGCCGCCACAATCTGATCTACTGGCGCTATGGCGACTATGCCGGTGTCGGCCCCGGCGCGCATGGCCGGCGCGGCGGGCTGGCCACCGTCCGCCACAAGAAACCCGAGAACTGGCTCGGCGCCGTGGCGCGCAACGGCCATGGCACCCAGATCGAGGATGCGTTGAGCAGCCACGAACGCGCGGTCGAGGCACTGGTGATGGGGCTGCGCCTGCCCGAGGGCGTCGATCTTGCGCGCGTCGATGCGCTTGCCGGGGGCGAGGCACCGCTGGATCGGAGCGCTCTCACCGGCCTGGGCAAGCAGGGGCTCGTGGTTTCCAACACCGGCAGGCTGCGCGTCACCGAGGCAGGCATGCCGGTGCTCGAGGCGATCCTGCGCGCGCTGGTGATCGCCTAGGCGTATCCGTCATCCCGGCGAAAGCCGGGATGACGATGGACTCAGTTCCCGTTGAAGTTCGGCGGCGCCGGCGACACCGTCGCGGTCGTCCCGCCGCGGATCTCCTGCACTTCCAGCGCGCGCTCGGCGACGCCGTCGCGGCCGAGGCGGAATGCGCCGTCGAGCCCGGCAAAACCCTCCCGCTCGGTCAGCCGCGCCGCGGGGAATTCGCTGCCCGGCCGCCACTCCCGCGCGATCCGCACGGTCAGCAGCACCGCGTCATAGCCCAGCGTCGACAGCCGGTACGGCGCCGCCCCGAAGCGTGCGCGATATTTGGTC
Protein-coding regions in this window:
- the hemW gene encoding radical SAM family heme chaperone HemW, translated to MTTDTTPLALYVHWPFCVSKCPYCDFNSHVRESVDQEAWRSAMLADLAHEAAQLPGRRLGSIFFGGGTPSLMPPETVAAVIEAAERHWGFEPGVEITLEANPSSVEAARFADLAAAGVNRVSLGLQALDDDALRFLGRAHGVAEGLAALETAQSTFDRVSFDLIYARPDQDLAAWEAELRRAIGFGTEHLSLYQLTIEPGTRFATLFEKGKLAAYDPDAAADLFEATRTITAAAGLPAYEISNHARPGAESRHNLIYWRYGDYAGVGPGAHGRRGGLATVRHKKPENWLGAVARNGHGTQIEDALSSHERAVEALVMGLRLPEGVDLARVDALAGGEAPLDRSALTGLGKQGLVVSNTGRLRVTEAGMPVLEAILRALVIA
- a CDS encoding oligogalacturonate lyase family protein, whose product is MRPGRAICQGLAAMALALAGTAAADPAAEWVDTLTGHRVIRISREAGTASLYFHQNSYTPEGDKMVVSVPGGISVVDLKTWEVTPLVRQNGAILLFTGRKTRTAYYQRRGPDGGSWAIFAVDIDSGKVRKIAEVDRGFIGSINADETLLLGQWAENDKPLQPGAKPADNSRFGQAQYAANWPDGRPMTYAEAKEVRLNERLEAKIPMEIFTIDVKTGARKLVTASTDWLNHVQFSPSDPQQILYCHEGPWHKVDRIWTIRADGSDKRLVHNRTMNMEIAGHEFFSPDGKTIWYDLQTPRGEVFWLAGYDLASGKRRWYNVERNEWSVHFNQAPGRAQFSGDGGDSEMVAHAPDGKYLYLFTPRDIPDVAGIHAPGAENLIAPGTLDAEKLVDMRKHDYRLEPNMTFTPDGKWIVFRANFEGANHVYAVEVAKRR
- a CDS encoding MFS transporter; protein product: MATSAPAPTASGQRPVRLINYLAYGSNDVLGAGSMAVISGWVLFFYTTFCGLDAWQAGLIFLVARVLDAIASPIIGHISDNMGQTPLGRRFGRRRFFILAAIPLLPSFAIMWIAGQGFWYYLVTYVLFELVYAMEIIPYETLAAEMGKDFKTKAKFATTRILFAQASAILAGFLPGWLIEALGKDSADTFLYMGILFTALFMLAAGLLFLFSWERPASEVAALRPAGDQKPSLGSAVKALYRNLFSTFRIRAFRLHLGMYLGGYISQDVFNAAFTFFVVFALAGSITVASSLLGTMYMVQFVAVAIASYVALRKSPSRAYQLAAISFAIGVVALLVLWNAGVRSTDALIWVPIFFAGLGRGALNYIPWATYNYMADVDEIVTGRRREGAFAGVMTFVRKMTQSAAVFGVTTIMSWGGFISGAKVQSDQAINTLAIVLGIGTIAVLACGILVSFRFKLNSATHDVLMAEIDRLKAGDTNPPTPETRAIVEDLTGWKYEQLWGNNPVAGIRR